Proteins encoded by one window of Rhodobacteraceae bacterium IMCC1335:
- a CDS encoding STAS domain-containing protein: protein MKRAILGSFANLTMPDLNVMNDEGLSAARLRIELLSGLTVALALIPEAVAFAFVAGVHPLVGLYAAFLVGLITAVMGGRPGMISGATGALAVVMVALVAQHGVEYLFAAVVLMGVLQIFAGVMQWGKFIRLVPHPVMLGFVNGLAIVIFLAQLTQFKVPGTMEIGGHGAFGGEWLSGTPLITMLGLVALTMGIIYIMPRVTKIIPAPLAGIGIVAAVVIGFGLDVPRVGDMASIKGGLPSFHFPRVELSWETFQIILPYSIILAAIGLIESLLTLNLVGEMTNKRGGASQECVAQGVANTVTGFFGGMGGCAMIGQSMINVRSGGRTRIAGIAAALFLLLFILVGSSIIEMIPLAALVGVMFMVVIGTFAWNSLTILRRVPFTDAFVTVLVTIVTVLSDLAVAVVVGVIVSALAYAWNNARRIHAHEEINQDGSKSYRIQGPLFFGSSDGFVELFTPDEDPDTVVVDFADSRVVDQSALQAIEAVAAKYEGAGKRIQLRHLSRDCHRLLSKAGHLMVDSEDDPDYALAVNYSVRTGILESGH from the coding sequence ATGAAACGTGCCATCCTCGGCTCTTTTGCCAATTTGACCATGCCCGATTTGAACGTGATGAATGATGAAGGATTGAGCGCGGCGCGGTTGCGTATCGAATTGCTCTCTGGTCTCACCGTGGCCCTGGCTCTCATTCCCGAAGCGGTGGCTTTTGCCTTCGTGGCTGGGGTTCACCCGTTGGTTGGGCTTTATGCGGCGTTTTTGGTAGGATTGATCACGGCGGTGATGGGGGGGCGCCCTGGGATGATTTCTGGCGCAACGGGGGCGCTGGCGGTTGTGATGGTCGCCCTGGTTGCACAGCATGGTGTTGAATATCTGTTCGCCGCCGTGGTGCTGATGGGGGTTTTACAAATCTTTGCCGGTGTCATGCAATGGGGGAAATTTATCCGGTTGGTGCCGCATCCGGTGATGTTGGGCTTTGTAAACGGATTGGCGATTGTTATTTTTCTTGCGCAGCTCACCCAGTTCAAAGTGCCAGGTACGATGGAAATTGGCGGGCATGGGGCTTTTGGTGGAGAATGGTTAAGCGGAACTCCCTTGATCACCATGTTGGGTCTTGTGGCGCTTACGATGGGTATTATTTACATCATGCCGCGCGTGACAAAAATTATTCCAGCGCCTTTGGCGGGCATTGGTATTGTCGCCGCTGTGGTGATTGGCTTCGGGTTGGATGTGCCCAGAGTGGGCGATATGGCGTCCATCAAAGGTGGGCTGCCCAGCTTCCATTTTCCCAGAGTTGAGCTGAGTTGGGAAACCTTTCAAATCATCTTGCCGTATTCAATCATTTTGGCCGCGATTGGTTTGATCGAAAGCCTTTTAACCCTAAACCTTGTGGGCGAGATGACCAATAAACGCGGCGGCGCCAGCCAAGAATGCGTTGCGCAAGGTGTAGCAAATACCGTGACCGGGTTTTTTGGCGGGATGGGAGGCTGCGCGATGATCGGGCAGTCGATGATCAATGTGCGCTCGGGTGGACGCACGCGGATCGCCGGGATCGCAGCGGCTTTATTCTTGCTGCTGTTTATTTTGGTGGGCTCAAGCATCATCGAAATGATCCCTTTGGCCGCGCTTGTCGGGGTGATGTTCATGGTGGTGATTGGAACCTTCGCGTGGAACTCGCTTACGATTTTGCGCCGCGTGCCTTTTACAGATGCCTTCGTTACGGTTTTGGTCACCATCGTGACGGTTCTGTCTGATCTCGCAGTTGCGGTGGTCGTTGGAGTGATTGTTTCGGCCTTGGCTTATGCGTGGAACAACGCGCGCCGGATCCATGCTCATGAAGAAATCAATCAAGATGGCAGCAAATCCTATCGCATTCAGGGACCTTTGTTTTTTGGCTCATCTGATGGGTTCGTTGAATTATTCACACCAGATGAAGATCCAGATACGGTGGTCGTCGATTTTGCGGATAGTCGGGTGGTGGATCAATCGGCGCTTCAGGCGATCGAAGCCGTGGCAGCAAAATATGAGGGGGCTGGAAAGCGCATTCAATTGCGTCATCTCAGCCGCGATTGCCACCGTTTGCTCAGCAAGGCTGGCCATCTGATGGTTGATAGCGAGGATGACCCGGATTATGCGCTGGCGGTGAATTATTCTGTGCGTACCGGAATTTTGGAAAGCGGGCATTAA
- a CDS encoding adenine phosphoribosyltransferase, whose protein sequence is MKTVKDYIRTIPDFPHAGIMFRDVTTLFDDPDGFQLAIKQLVAPFLEQKIDKVAGLEARGFILGGAVAYHLGCGFVPIRKQGKLPGSVISQEYTLEYGQAVLELHEDAIEAGETVLVVDDLLATGGTAEAGVKLIERLGGDVTACAFVIDLPELGGSQKLQAMGLPLHSLCSFEGH, encoded by the coding sequence ATGAAAACCGTAAAAGACTATATTCGCACAATCCCTGATTTTCCTCATGCTGGCATTATGTTTCGCGATGTCACCACCTTGTTCGATGACCCTGACGGGTTTCAATTGGCGATCAAACAATTGGTTGCACCCTTTCTTGAGCAAAAAATTGACAAAGTTGCGGGTTTAGAGGCGCGCGGATTTATTTTAGGTGGCGCCGTTGCCTACCATCTGGGCTGCGGCTTCGTTCCGATCCGCAAACAGGGTAAATTGCCGGGATCGGTGATCAGCCAAGAGTATACGCTAGAATATGGCCAAGCCGTGCTTGAATTGCACGAAGACGCAATCGAAGCGGGTGAAACCGTCTTGGTGGTCGATGATCTTTTGGCCACCGGAGGCACGGCCGAGGCTGGCGTGAAACTGATTGAGCGGCTTGGCGGCGATGTAACGGCCTGTGCCTTTGTGATTGATTTGCCCGAGCTTGGCGGATCACAGAAATTGCAGGCGATGGGCTTGCCCTTGCACAGCCTTTGCTCTTTTGAAGGCCATTAA
- a CDS encoding DUF393 domain-containing protein, producing the protein MPKETEILYNADCPICRFEIDHYAAYSSDRGLALRFDDLNSCDLNSWGLSADQAAKRLYVRKSGQLYSGIPAFLVLWQDMPRYRFLARLIGLPILKQATSAIYDYALAPVIYRWHLRRQARRTAPQSNGNSQGF; encoded by the coding sequence ATGCCAAAAGAAACCGAAATTTTATACAATGCAGATTGCCCTATATGCCGCTTTGAAATAGACCATTACGCCGCCTATAGCTCTGATCGCGGGCTTGCGTTGCGCTTTGATGATCTCAACAGTTGCGATTTAAACAGCTGGGGCTTAAGCGCGGATCAAGCCGCGAAGCGCCTTTACGTGCGTAAATCAGGGCAGCTCTATAGCGGCATACCCGCCTTTTTGGTGCTTTGGCAAGATATGCCCCGCTATCGTTTTCTGGCGCGGCTGATCGGGTTGCCGATCTTAAAACAAGCCACTTCTGCCATTTATGATTATGCACTTGCGCCCGTTATATATCGCTGGCATTTGCGCCGGCAAGCGCGTAGGACCGCGCCCCAGAGCAATGGGAATAGCCAAGGTTTTTAA
- the argF gene encoding ornithine carbamoyltransferase, producing the protein MQHFLDIHKSAPETLRQIIDQAMEMKSDRAGQPRAALDRGRPLAGQMVALIFEKPSTRTRISFDVGVRQMGGETMVLSGADMQLGHGETIADTARVLSRYVDLIMIRTFEEATLLEMAEHASVPVINGLTNRTHPCQIMADIMTFEEHRGPIKGKKVVWSGDGNNVFASFAHAAGQFGFDLTFTGPEPLDPEEVFLSAARAKGVKIEIERNPHKAVEGADLVVTDTWVSMHDPQSARERRHNQLRGYQVNSALMANAKPEALFMHCLPAHREDEATSDVMDGPQSVIFDEAENRLHVQKAIMRHCLGL; encoded by the coding sequence ATGCAACATTTTCTCGATATTCATAAATCCGCACCCGAAACTCTGCGTCAGATTATCGACCAGGCGATGGAGATGAAAAGCGACCGCGCTGGGCAACCGCGCGCTGCGTTAGACCGCGGACGGCCTTTGGCGGGCCAGATGGTGGCATTGATTTTTGAAAAACCTTCAACCCGTACGCGGATTAGTTTTGATGTTGGTGTGCGCCAGATGGGGGGCGAAACCATGGTGCTTTCGGGTGCAGATATGCAGCTTGGACATGGGGAAACCATCGCTGACACGGCGCGGGTTCTGAGCCGCTATGTGGATTTGATCATGATCAGAACCTTTGAGGAGGCCACGCTGCTGGAAATGGCGGAACATGCCAGCGTACCAGTGATAAACGGGCTGACCAATCGCACGCATCCCTGCCAAATTATGGCCGATATCATGACGTTTGAGGAACATCGCGGCCCGATCAAAGGCAAGAAAGTTGTGTGGTCAGGCGATGGCAATAATGTATTTGCCAGTTTTGCCCATGCCGCAGGGCAATTCGGGTTTGATCTCACCTTTACCGGGCCTGAGCCCCTAGATCCCGAAGAGGTGTTTTTGAGCGCGGCGCGCGCGAAAGGCGTAAAAATTGAGATTGAGCGCAATCCTCATAAGGCTGTCGAGGGTGCTGATCTTGTGGTTACGGATACATGGGTCAGCATGCATGATCCGCAATCAGCGCGCGAACGTCGGCATAATCAATTGCGTGGCTATCAGGTGAACAGCGCCTTGATGGCCAATGCCAAACCTGAGGCTTTGTTCATGCATTGCCTGCCGGCGCATCGCGAGGATGAGGCCACATCAGACGTGATGGATGGCCCGCAATCTGTGATATTTGATGAGGCTGAAAACCGCTTGCACGTACAAAAAGCGATCATGCGGCATTGTTTGGGCCTTTAA
- a CDS encoding acetylornithine/succinylornithine family transaminase, which yields MIPSILPTYARAPLSFTKGEGTWLIEEDGRRFLDLGAGIAVNALGHAHPSLVAALTAQAQNLWHVSNLYKIPQQTALADQLVAQSFADTVFFTNSGTESCELAVKMARKYWFEKGQSERVEIITFSGSFHGRSSAGIAAAGSEKMTKGFGPLLPGFVHLDWADHAPLDAAITAKTAAILIEPIQGEGGIRPVPDACLKGLRELCDRHNLLLIFDEVQCGIGRSGKLFAHEWAGVTPDIMMVAKGIGGGFPLGAVLASEAAALGMGAGTHGSTYGGNPLACAVGCAVLANVADEAFLAEVRRKSALFKQKLGGLIAAHPDVFDSLRGEGLMLGLKCKCTNTDMVAAGYEALVITVPAADNVIRLLPPLNITDDEIELAIGRLDQAAQRLKSK from the coding sequence ATGATCCCCTCAATTTTACCAACTTACGCGCGCGCCCCTTTAAGTTTCACCAAAGGCGAAGGCACCTGGCTGATCGAAGAAGATGGCCGCCGATTTTTGGATTTGGGCGCGGGCATTGCCGTGAATGCGCTGGGCCATGCGCATCCGAGCCTTGTTGCGGCCCTAACCGCGCAAGCGCAAAACCTTTGGCATGTGTCGAACCTATATAAGATCCCCCAGCAAACGGCGCTGGCGGATCAACTTGTGGCGCAGAGTTTCGCCGATACGGTGTTTTTCACGAACTCGGGCACCGAAAGCTGCGAGCTTGCGGTTAAAATGGCGCGCAAATATTGGTTCGAAAAAGGCCAGTCGGAACGCGTTGAGATTATCACCTTCTCGGGATCCTTTCATGGCCGCTCTTCGGCGGGTATCGCCGCGGCGGGATCAGAAAAAATGACCAAAGGCTTTGGCCCGCTTCTGCCGGGATTTGTGCATCTTGATTGGGCCGATCACGCTCCGCTTGACGCCGCTATTACGGCGAAAACCGCGGCTATTTTGATTGAACCAATTCAAGGTGAGGGCGGTATTCGCCCTGTTCCGGATGCCTGTTTGAAAGGCCTGAGAGAGCTTTGCGACCGCCACAATCTGTTGTTAATTTTTGACGAAGTGCAATGTGGTATTGGCCGCAGTGGTAAGTTGTTTGCCCATGAATGGGCGGGCGTTACCCCAGATATTATGATGGTGGCAAAAGGCATTGGTGGCGGGTTTCCTTTGGGGGCTGTTTTGGCCAGCGAAGCGGCGGCTTTGGGCATGGGCGCGGGCACGCATGGTTCAACTTATGGCGGCAATCCTTTGGCCTGTGCCGTTGGATGCGCGGTTTTGGCAAACGTTGCTGATGAGGCTTTTTTGGCTGAGGTGCGCCGGAAGTCAGCGTTGTTCAAACAAAAATTAGGGGGGCTGATCGCGGCGCATCCGGATGTATTTGACAGCCTGCGCGGGGAAGGCTTGATGCTGGGATTAAAGTGTAAATGTACAAATACAGATATGGTCGCGGCAGGCTATGAGGCGTTGGTTATCACCGTTCCTGCTGCGGATAATGTGATCCGTTTGTTACCTCCGCTAAACATAACGGATGATGAGATAGAGCTGGCAATCGGGCGGCTTGATCAGGCGGCGCAGCGCTTAAAGTCAAAATAA
- a CDS encoding flavin reductase family protein, producing MFYEPEQGHGLPYNPFNAIVTPRPIGWISTRDAQGRNNLAPYSFFNAVAYVPPQVMFASTGEKPDQNGTKDSVANIRETGVFCVNIVEHAMIEQMNASAATLPYDTNEYEQAGLQQIACNIINCARVSGAPAALECKLTQIVNLPGAANFAVFGEVIGVHMREDCIENGRFDVTKFKPLTRLGYRDYAIIEKTFELARPDEGKNPNIKPRT from the coding sequence ATATTTTACGAACCCGAACAAGGCCATGGCCTGCCTTATAACCCTTTTAATGCCATTGTGACGCCTCGGCCAATCGGTTGGATTTCAACCCGCGATGCCCAAGGGCGCAATAACCTTGCCCCTTATTCGTTTTTCAATGCCGTGGCCTATGTGCCACCGCAGGTGATGTTTGCCTCAACGGGAGAAAAGCCGGATCAAAATGGCACCAAAGACAGCGTTGCTAATATCCGGGAAACAGGCGTTTTTTGCGTGAATATTGTCGAACATGCGATGATCGAGCAAATGAATGCAAGCGCTGCCACTTTGCCCTATGACACCAATGAATATGAACAAGCCGGTCTGCAGCAGATCGCGTGCAACATTATAAATTGCGCGCGGGTTTCTGGGGCGCCTGCGGCGTTAGAATGTAAGCTGACGCAAATTGTTAACCTTCCCGGCGCGGCTAATTTTGCCGTGTTTGGAGAAGTGATTGGTGTGCATATGCGGGAAGATTGTATCGAAAATGGCCGGTTTGATGTCACGAAATTTAAGCCCTTAACGCGTTTGGGGTATCGGGATTATGCAATCATTGAAAAGACGTTTGAATTGGCCCGTCCAGATGAAGGCAAAAACCCCAATATCAAACCAAGGACATAA
- a CDS encoding GNAT family N-acetyltransferase, giving the protein MLDLTPETPADWWEVEALFDLCFAPGREALSSYRLRDDANPVAALCFLIRDETGALGGAIRYWPVSIAQQPALLLGPVAVHPTRQGEGLGGFLIRESLKIAQDMGHQRVMLIGDAPYYERFGFVKLQNVHMPPPTNPNRILGVSLSKNAWNKISGSVEKPGFAH; this is encoded by the coding sequence GTGCTTGATTTAACGCCAGAAACGCCCGCAGATTGGTGGGAGGTCGAAGCTCTGTTTGACCTATGCTTTGCGCCCGGCCGCGAAGCCTTGTCATCTTATCGCCTGCGCGATGATGCAAACCCAGTGGCGGCCTTATGCTTTTTGATCCGTGACGAAACTGGCGCGCTTGGCGGGGCCATTCGATATTGGCCCGTCAGTATCGCCCAGCAACCGGCGCTGTTATTGGGCCCGGTGGCGGTGCATCCCACCCGCCAAGGCGAAGGATTGGGGGGCTTTTTGATCCGTGAAAGCCTAAAGATCGCGCAGGACATGGGTCACCAGCGGGTAATGCTGATCGGTGACGCGCCCTATTACGAAAGATTTGGATTTGTAAAGCTGCAAAATGTTCATATGCCGCCGCCCACCAATCCAAACCGGATCTTGGGCGTCTCGCTGTCCAAAAATGCATGGAACAAGATCTCTGGGTCGGTCGAAAAACCCGGGTTTGCGCACTAA
- the truA gene encoding tRNA pseudouridine(38-40) synthase TruA — protein sequence MPRYAFKIEYHGAPFCGWQRQADQPSVQEALETALRKLAPGLQEVAGAGRTDTGVHAIGQVAHCDLATRWDTFRLSEALNFHLKPQPVSITACTEVAADWHARFSAIGRKYVFKLLSRRAPAVHNAGLVWQVRHDLHLKPMQDAAQHLIGLHDFTTFRSSMCQAQSPLKTLDRLQIEQIDLPFGCEFHFTVEARSFLHNQVRSFIGTLERVGAGAWSPDQVKQALEARSRAACGPVSPPQGLYLHSVKYPQNPF from the coding sequence ATGCCTCGTTACGCTTTCAAAATTGAATATCATGGCGCGCCTTTTTGTGGATGGCAGCGCCAAGCTGATCAGCCCTCGGTTCAAGAGGCGCTAGAAACAGCCCTACGAAAACTTGCCCCCGGGCTGCAGGAGGTGGCCGGTGCTGGGCGCACGGATACGGGCGTTCACGCAATCGGTCAGGTTGCCCATTGCGATTTAGCCACCCGCTGGGATACTTTTCGGTTGAGCGAAGCGCTAAACTTTCACCTCAAACCACAGCCGGTTTCGATCACCGCTTGCACCGAAGTGGCGGCTGATTGGCACGCACGATTTTCGGCCATCGGGCGCAAATATGTGTTCAAACTTCTCTCGCGGCGCGCGCCCGCCGTGCATAATGCGGGATTGGTGTGGCAAGTGCGCCATGACTTGCACTTAAAGCCCATGCAAGACGCCGCGCAGCATTTGATCGGCTTGCATGATTTCACAACCTTCAGATCCAGCATGTGTCAGGCCCAAAGCCCGCTAAAAACCTTAGACCGGCTGCAGATTGAACAGATCGATTTACCCTTTGGATGCGAATTCCATTTCACCGTCGAGGCTCGCAGTTTTCTACACAATCAGGTGCGCAGCTTCATTGGCACGTTAGAGCGCGTTGGCGCAGGCGCTTGGTCACCCGATCAGGTCAAGCAAGCGCTTGAAGCGCGATCGCGCGCCGCCTGCGGTCCTGTCAGCCCGCCTCAGGGGTTGTATTTACACTCGGTAAAATACCCACAAAATCCTTTTTAA
- a CDS encoding NUDIX domain-containing protein, whose amino-acid sequence MNNSENKAYRPQQVAALCLKHRKGKLSVLMITSRKTKRWILPKGWLEENKTEAEVALMEAWEEAGVIADPTSPALIGSYHYVKRLRGAQEVPLEVNVYRIASCTLAKRYPEKKQRQRKWVSLKKAAKMVDEQSLKRLLLAQIESDEGNVGN is encoded by the coding sequence ATGAACAATTCTGAAAACAAGGCGTATCGGCCGCAGCAAGTGGCGGCTTTATGTTTGAAGCACCGCAAAGGCAAATTATCCGTCTTGATGATTACCAGTCGAAAAACCAAACGTTGGATTCTGCCAAAGGGCTGGCTGGAAGAGAATAAAACCGAGGCCGAAGTTGCTTTGATGGAAGCCTGGGAAGAGGCTGGGGTTATAGCAGATCCAACATCCCCTGCGTTGATCGGCTCTTATCACTACGTCAAACGCTTGCGCGGCGCGCAGGAAGTGCCCCTTGAGGTCAATGTTTATCGAATTGCTTCTTGTACATTAGCAAAGCGCTATCCCGAGAAAAAACAACGGCAACGCAAATGGGTATCGTTGAAAAAAGCTGCCAAAATGGTGGATGAGCAAAGTTTAAAGCGATTACTTTTGGCGCAGATCGAAAGCGATGAAGGCAATGTCGGGAATTAA
- the hrpB gene encoding ATP-dependent helicase HrpB: MSVVKFSPDPALPITKVIPELLGAIERSSKLILTAPPGAGKTTIVPLALLAAGKIKGRIIVLEPRRLAARAAAERMAQSLNEAVGDTVGYRMRGQQKTSTRTRIEVVTEGILTRMLQSDPELTGIGAVIFDEFHERSLNADLGLALCLEAANAFREDLRILVMSATLDVAPLVTLMQHPPVIAAEGRSFPVAPIWLDRPLPKSIKFETAICDLVLQALPQTSGAVLVFLPGEREIQKTAALLKSNLPSSCTVETLFGAMRFEDQKAALTPAMDTRKIILATAIAETSLTIEGIRVVIDGGLARRAQYDPGSGMSRLITQRASKAEATQRQGRAGRLDSGWCYKLWSKAEEGAMAGFSPPEISSADLAPLAIELAIWGANPGDLPLLTQPNPKAFAEAQELLMMLGALTPSKRLTAHGKEMARLPMHPRAAHMMCKAGNAAAPIASLLAEKDPLSRDAPSDISLRLEALRDLAKFKQNRPYDVKMQTLSSIKAETKRLQKQIGRKAEPLSDAQMIALAYPDRIGLRRKGGAPRFLLSGGKGAILNAEDPLSSQRLLVAADLDGNPKEAKIRAAIALSEAELRSLFADQIGWKESCLWSKREARVVARKIEYFGALALTEQIWNDAPELDIARAMLEGVREIGLEYTPAARRFISRVSLVGRNMPDFSDAALMESLESWLLPYLGKIKNAESWKNFDILPALQTQLSWEQTAELDRLVPAHFVTPLERKLAIDYSSGVPEIAVRLQEMFGQTSHPNIAGNPLKITLLSPAGRPLQTTMDLPGFWRSSYLDVRKDMRGRYPKHPWPENPAQALPSLHKKRPAK; the protein is encoded by the coding sequence GCTCTAAACTGATCTTAACCGCGCCGCCCGGGGCTGGTAAAACCACCATAGTGCCGCTGGCCTTGTTGGCAGCGGGCAAAATTAAAGGCCGGATTATTGTGTTGGAACCCCGCCGTCTGGCAGCCCGCGCCGCTGCGGAACGCATGGCCCAAAGCCTGAATGAGGCGGTTGGCGATACGGTGGGGTATCGTATGCGCGGCCAGCAAAAAACCTCGACCCGGACGCGTATCGAGGTGGTGACCGAGGGTATTCTGACCCGAATGTTGCAAAGTGATCCTGAATTAACGGGCATCGGGGCCGTTATTTTTGATGAGTTTCACGAACGGTCTTTGAATGCGGATCTTGGTTTGGCCCTGTGTTTGGAAGCGGCTAATGCGTTTCGCGAAGATCTGCGTATTCTTGTGATGTCGGCTACATTGGATGTCGCGCCGCTGGTCACGTTGATGCAGCATCCCCCCGTGATCGCAGCCGAGGGGCGTAGTTTTCCAGTGGCGCCCATTTGGCTGGACCGACCGCTTCCAAAATCAATTAAATTTGAAACCGCAATCTGCGATTTGGTCTTGCAAGCGCTGCCGCAGACCAGCGGTGCGGTTTTGGTGTTCTTGCCAGGTGAGCGTGAAATTCAAAAAACCGCTGCTTTGTTAAAGTCCAATTTGCCCAGCAGTTGCACAGTGGAAACTTTATTTGGCGCGATGCGGTTTGAAGATCAGAAAGCAGCGCTGACGCCGGCCATGGACACGCGAAAAATCATATTGGCAACGGCGATTGCGGAAACCTCTCTCACGATCGAGGGCATTCGCGTCGTCATTGATGGAGGCTTGGCCCGGCGCGCTCAATATGATCCGGGTTCGGGCATGTCCCGCTTGATTACGCAGCGGGCCAGCAAGGCCGAAGCCACGCAGCGCCAGGGCCGCGCTGGGCGCCTTGACAGCGGATGGTGTTACAAATTGTGGTCAAAAGCGGAAGAGGGCGCTATGGCCGGCTTTTCCCCGCCTGAGATAAGTTCAGCAGATCTGGCGCCTCTTGCGATTGAGCTGGCCATATGGGGCGCCAACCCGGGTGACTTGCCTTTACTGACACAGCCCAACCCGAAGGCGTTTGCTGAAGCGCAGGAGCTGTTAATGATGCTTGGTGCCTTAACGCCTTCCAAGCGTCTGACCGCCCATGGTAAGGAGATGGCGCGTTTGCCAATGCATCCGCGTGCCGCCCATATGATGTGCAAAGCAGGCAATGCGGCTGCACCAATCGCCAGTTTGCTTGCCGAAAAGGATCCCCTAAGCCGCGACGCGCCAAGCGATATTAGCCTTCGCCTCGAAGCCTTGCGTGATCTTGCTAAATTTAAGCAAAACAGGCCCTATGATGTAAAGATGCAAACCTTAAGCAGTATCAAAGCTGAAACCAAGCGCCTACAAAAGCAAATTGGGCGTAAGGCAGAGCCGCTAAGCGATGCTCAGATGATCGCGCTTGCCTATCCAGACCGGATCGGGTTGCGGCGCAAAGGCGGCGCGCCTCGATTTTTGCTATCAGGTGGCAAAGGGGCAATTTTAAATGCAGAAGACCCTTTAAGTTCACAGCGTCTATTGGTTGCTGCAGATTTAGATGGCAATCCAAAAGAAGCTAAAATTCGCGCAGCCATTGCGCTCTCAGAAGCCGAGTTGCGCAGCCTCTTTGCCGATCAAATCGGGTGGAAAGAAAGCTGTTTGTGGTCTAAGCGCGAGGCGCGTGTTGTGGCACGCAAAATTGAATATTTTGGTGCGCTTGCGCTTACCGAACAGATTTGGAACGATGCGCCCGAACTGGATATTGCGCGGGCTATGTTAGAGGGAGTGCGCGAGATTGGGCTTGAATATACGCCCGCGGCGCGGCGCTTTATCAGCCGCGTGAGCTTGGTGGGGCGCAACATGCCAGATTTTTCAGACGCGGCGCTGATGGAAAGCTTGGAGAGTTGGTTGCTGCCATATCTTGGCAAGATTAAAAATGCCGAAAGCTGGAAAAACTTTGACATCCTTCCAGCTTTGCAAACCCAGCTTTCATGGGAGCAAACGGCAGAGCTTGATCGCTTGGTGCCCGCGCATTTCGTGACTCCGCTTGAGCGTAAACTGGCGATTGATTACAGCTCAGGAGTGCCTGAAATTGCGGTGCGGTTGCAGGAAATGTTTGGGCAAACCAGCCATCCTAATATCGCGGGAAACCCGCTTAAAATCACGTTGCTTTCTCCCGCTGGGCGGCCTTTACAAACCACAATGGATCTGCCCGGGTTTTGGCGCAGCAGTTATCTAGACGTGCGCAAAGATATGCGTGGGCGCTATCCCAAGCATCCTTGGCCTGAAAACCCGGCGCAAGCCCTGCCGAGCCTGCATAAAAAGCGGCCGGCGAAATAG